The following proteins are co-located in the Colletotrichum lupini chromosome 4, complete sequence genome:
- a CDS encoding succinate dehydrogenase cytochrome b subunit, with translation MIAQRVGVSAMRRAAAKPSVFFNPQIPKIVASQSMSTSQSRPVATTKLTPQDGLELLAKQRLSRPISPHLTIYKMEQTWFGASIWTRITGGGLSAAFYVYFGTYLVAPLLGWHVESQSLIAAFGALPLAAKGGLKFLVAWPFTFHFFNGIRHLTYDFALGFAKPEIVKWGWVIWSSSLVAAVGLAFAW, from the exons ATGATTGCGCAAAGGGTGGGCGTGTCGGCCATGCGCCGAG CGGCAGCGAAGCCCTCCGTTTTCTTCAACCCGCAGATCCCCAAGATCGTTGCTTCACAAAGCATGTCGACGAGCCAGTCTCG TCCCGTCGCAACCACCAAGCTCACCCCCCAAGATGGCCTCGAGCTCCTCGCAAAGCAGCGCCTCAGCCGCCCCATCTCCCCGCACCTGACAATCTACAAGATGGAGCAGACCTGGTTCGGCGCCTCCATTTGGACCCGTATCACCGGCGGCGGTCTCTCAGCCGCCTTCTACGTCTACTTTGGCACCTACCTCGTCGCGCCCCTCCTCGGATGGCACGTCGAGAGCCAATCCCTCATCGCTGCTTTCGGTGCCCTCCCGCTCGCCGCGAAGGGTGGCCTTAAGTTCCTTGTCGCCTGGCCCTTCACTTTCCACTTCTTCAACGGTATCCGCCACTTGACCTACGATTTCGCTCTCGGCTTCGCCAAGCCTGAGATTGTCAAGTGGGGCTGGGTTATCTGGTCCAGCTCGCTCGTTGCGGCTGTCGGCCTCGCCTTTGCGTGGTAA
- a CDS encoding DJ-1/PfpI family protein: protein MAPKVLIVLTSVDKTEKSGKPIGWYLPELAHPFDVLKEAGVEMTFASPKGGVAPLDQASVEMFASDPSSKNFLENHKAIWENTEKLSNFVGRASEFDAIFYPGGHGPMYDLAFDATSHALIAEFAAQNKPVASVCHGPAAIVNAKLNDGTYLVAGKTVTGFSNTEEDQAGFTPEMNFMLEDRLKENGGKYELAAEPWGEKVVVDGIVITGQNPASAHGVGKAIAKALGLEGYIIMSKFEAFLPNHKGTLCQTQLDHVKLPRLGNWKTQILDK, encoded by the exons ATGGCTCCCAAGGTTCTCATCGTTCTCACCTCCGTCGACAAGACCGAGAAGTCTGGCAAGCCCATCGGCTGGTACTTG CCCGAGCTCGCCCACCCCTTCGATGTTCTCAAGGAGGCCGGCGTCGAGATGACATTCGCCTCTCCCAAGGGCGGTGTCGCGCCCCTCGACCAGGCCTCTGTCGAGATGTTCGCCAGCGACCCCTCCTCCAAGAACTTCCTCGAGAACCACAAGGCCATCTGGGAAAACACCGAGAAGCTCTCCAACTTTGTCGGCCGCGCCTCCGAGTTTGACGCTATT TTCTACCCCGGTGGCCACGGCCCCATGTACGACCTCGCCTTCGACGCAACCTCTCACGCCCTCATCGCCGAGTTCGCTGCCCAAAACAAGCCCGTCGCCTCAGTCTGCCACGGCCCCGCCGCCATCGTCAACGCCAAGCTCAACGACGGCACCTACCTCGTCGCCGGCAAGACCGTCACCGGCTTCTCCAACACCGAGGAGGACCAGGCCGGCTTCACCCCCGAGATGAACTTCATGCTCGAGGACCGCCTCAAGGAGAACGGCGGCAAGTACGAGCTCGCCGCCGAACCCTGGGGCGAAAAGGTAGTCGTGGACGGCATCGTCATTACTGGCCAGAACCCGGCCTCCGCTCACGGCGTCGGCAAGGCCATTGCCAAGGCTCTTGGCTT GgaaggttatataattatgtCAAAATTTGAAGCGTTTTTGCCAAACCACAAAGGGACCCTCTGCCAAACTCAATTGGATCACGTCAAGTTGCCTC GCCTGGGCAACTGGAAAACTCAGATACTTGACAAATAA
- a CDS encoding TATA box binding protein associated factor codes for MAQQDAPKLLWNPDNVKDVAESVGIPNLNDDALRCLTQDVEYRIGQVLVEALRFMRASRRTTLTVNDISTALKALNIEPLYGYDSTRPLRYGEASLGPGQPLFYLEDEEVDFEKLINAPLPKVPRDMSFTAHWLAIEGVQPSIPQNPTTAESRSQELVPKGQGANPALAALAGNDNLSFRPAVKHVVSKELILYFEKVQNAVLDDNPDEEVVRLRQAALESVRDDPGLHQLIPYFINFVANQVTHRLDDVFTLRQAMELTAALIANTKLYLDPYANSIASPVLTCILSRKIGAEDGADAMREQYQLREFSASLLGQIARKYAASNNLLRPKLVRTCLKFFMDPDKPPSTHFGAITGVASAGGPEAVRVLVLKCLRAYNDNILQPLKDKGESIEFEMLVGGILKAIATMIEDDRTTVNGINGSANSYAAELNEFIGPILGERLNSLGNRRLIKHVLDARNIE; via the exons ATGGCGCAACAGGACGCGCCAAAGCTCCTCTGGAACCCAGACAATGTCAAAGACGTCGCCGAGTCCGTCGGAATTCCCAACCTTAACGACGATGCATTGCGCTGCCTGACGCAAGATGTCGAGTATCGAATCGGACAAGTCCTCGTCGAGGCGCTGCGCTTCATGCGTGCTTCCCGTCGCACCACTTTGACCGTCAACGACATTAGCACTGCGCTCAAGGCTCTCAATATTGAGCCTCTCTACGGATACGACTCGACGCGTCCACTGCGATATGGCGAGGCTAGCTTGGGACCCGGGCAACCGCTCTTTTACCTCGAAGACGAGGAGGTCGACTTTGAGAAGCTCATCAACGCTCCTCTGCCCAAAGTGCCGCGTGATATGAGCTTTACGG CACACTGGCTCGCCATCGAGGGCGTCCAACCCTCCATCCCTCAGAACCCCACCACGGCCGAATCACGAAGTCAAGAACTCGTACCAAAGGGCCAGGGTGCTAACCCTGCTCTGGCTGCCCTCGCCGGCAACGACAATCTCTCCTTCCGTCCCGCCGTGAAGCACGTCGTATCCAAGGAACTCATCCTCTACTTCGAAAAGGTTCAAAACGCCGTCCTTGATGACAATCCCGACGAAGAGGTGGTGCGCCTTCGTCAGGCGGCCCTCGAATCCGTTCGCGACGATCCGGGTCTGCACCAGCTGATcccttactttataaacttcgtCGCGAATCAGGTCACCCATCGTCTCGACGACGTCTTCACACTTCGCCAGGCCATGGAGCTTACGGCCGCCCTCATCGCAAACACCAAGCTCTACCTTGACCCCTACGCCAACTCCATCGCCTCCCCTGTGCTCACGTGCATCCTTAGCCGTAAAATCGGTGCCGAGGATGGTGCGGACGCCATGCGTGAGCAATACCAGCTTAGGGAATTCTCCGCGTCGCTCCTTGGCCAGATTGCGCGCAAGTACGCCGCCTCGAATAATCTGCTACGGCCCAAGTTGGTGCGCACATGCTTGAAGTTCTTCATGGACCCCGATAAGCCGCCCTCGACGCACTTTGGTGCCATCACGGGCGTTGCCTCCGCTGGTGGCCCCGAGGCGGTGCGGGTTTTGGTCCTCAAATGCCTGAGGGCCTACAACGATAACATTCTGCAGCCCCTCAAGGACAAGGGCGAGAGCATCGAGTTTGAGATGCTCGTCGGTGGAATTCTCAAGGCCATTGCTACAATGATTGAGGACGACAGAACAACCGTCAATGGCATAAACGGAAGCGCCAATAGCTATGCTGCTGAACTCAACGAGTTCATCGGACCCATCCTCGGAGAGCGGCTGAATAGTCTAGGCAACCGGAGACTGATCAAACATGTCTTGGATGCTAGGAATATCGAGTAG
- a CDS encoding methyltransferase domain-containing protein: MSKCFQFVDENKGPIDPANLTSNEGPRVNQVGLSRKHIFEAVDRSVERLGTYIDIMKALHDVIESGKVRYIGASSMAAWEFQMLQNVAARNGWHQFISMQGLYNLLYREEEREMNAYCNATGVGLFPWSPLAAGVLTHAWTDRSDPREQKDPFLQMLFRGAENGADRAIVGRVEELAGKKGVSMAQVAQAWLISKGCMPICGLETKERIDQAVGASKVKLSEEEVRYLEEASIRVSSYERHEPPAEGSNEPNEEQGSLRTVQSTVDDDRSSRLTSSALDELNASHIDSSTSVSLSIDTDISDADSAMGIDPGRASSSASVASSVYRFVEEFGRTYHAYKEGKYFLPNDEQEQSRLDLQHAIALRIFNDKLGLAPVSNPHRVLDIGTGTGIWAIEFADRYPASEVLGTDLSPIQPEYVPANCHFEIDDAEDEWAFSQKFDYVHGRYMCTSIFDLPKLFGQIYENLNPGGWVEFQETVIDFKAVDGSLEGTALRRWNDHLLEGIRKAGRDALSALEYARHMTDAGFHNVEQKRFAVPASPWAKGRNQKILGAMQMTNNLEGVQGITMKIFCQVLGWTREDAEMLLMDVRKDMADKNIHAYITTMSVWGQKPQEPGRSAV, translated from the exons ATGTCCAAATGCTTCCAGTTCGTCGACGAGAACAAGGGGCCCATCGACCCGGCCAACTTGACCAGCAACGAGGGGCCCCGCGTGAACCAGGTCGGCCTATCCAGAAAGCACATCTTCGAGGCCGTGGACCGTAGTGTTGAGCGTCTCGGCACCTACATTGAC ATTATGAAGGCCCTTCACGATGTTATTGAGAGTGGCAAGGTCCGCTACATTGGCGCCAGCTCA ATGGCCGCCTGGGAATTCCAAATGCTCCAAAACGTAGCAGCCCGCAACGGCTGGCACCAATTCATTTCAATGCAAGGCCTCTACAACCTCCTCTACCGCGAAGAAGAGCGCGAGATGAACGCCTACTGCAACGCCACCGGCGTCGGCCTCTTCCCCTGGTCGCCCCTCGCCGCCGGCGTCCTGACGCACGCGTGGACCGACCGTTCGGACCCGCGCGAGCAAAAGGACCCCTTTTTGCAGATGCTGTTCCGCGGCGCAGAGAACGGCGCCGACAGGGCCATTGTCGGGCGCGTCGAGGAGCTGGCGGGGAAGAAGGGCGTGAGTATGGCGCAGGTTGCGCAGGCGTGGCTTATTTCAAAGGGGTGCATGCCCATTTGCGGTTTGGAGACCAAGGAGAGGATTGATCAGGCTGTGGGCGCTTCAAAGGTTAAGCTGTCTGAGGAGGAGGTTAGGTATCTTGAGGAAGC ATCCATACGTGTGAGCAGTT ATGAGAGGCACGAGCCGCCGGCAGAGGGATCCAACGAACCCAACGAAGAGCAAGGCAGCCTCCGAACGGTGCAATCGACGGTTGACGATGATCGATCCAGCAGACTGACGTCGAGCGCGCTCGACGAGCTCAATGCGTCGCACATTGACAGCAGCACTTCTGTGTCGCTAAGCATCGACACAGACATCAGCGACGCCGACTCGGCCATGGGAATTGATCCTGGCCGCGCCTCTTCGTCCGCCTCGGTGGCATCGAGCGTGTATCGCTTCGTGGAAGAGTTTGGCAGGACGTATCACGCATATAAAGAAGGAA AATACTTCCTCCCCAACGATGAG CAAGAGCAAAGCCGCCTAGACCTCCAACACGCCATCGCCCTGCGCATCTTCAACGACAAGCTCGGCCTCGCCCCCGTCTCCAACCCCCACCGCGTCCTCGACATCGGCACAGGCACCGGCATCTGGGCCATCGAGTTCGCCGACAGGTACCCGGCATCGGAGGTCCTCGGCACGGACCTGAGCCCCATCCAGCCGGAATACGTGCCGGCAAACTGCCATTTCGAAATCGACGACGCCGAGGACGAGTGGGCGTTTAGCCAGAAATTCGACTACGTCCACGGCCGTTATATGTGCACCTCCATCTTTGACCTTCCTAAACTCTTTGGGCAGATCTACGAGAACCTCAACCCGGGCGGCTGGGTCGAGTTCCAAGAGACCGTCATCGACTTCAAGGCCGTGGACGGGTCGCTCGAGGGCACGGCGCTGCGGCGGTGGAACGATCACCTCCTCGAGGGGATCCGCAAGGCCGGGCGGGACGCGCTCTCTGCCCTTGAGTACGCGCGGCACATGACGGACGCGGGGTTCCATAACGTTGAGCAGAAGAGGTTCGCGGTACCGGCGTCGCCTTGGGCGAAGGGGAGGAACCAAAAGATTTTGGGCGCCATGCAGATGACGAATAACCTTGAGGGGGTGCAGGGTATCACGATGAAGATCTTTTGCCAGGTGCTGGGCTGGACCCGAGAGGACGCCGAGATGTTGCTGATGGATGTGAGGAAGGATATGGCGGATAAGAATATCCACGCGTATATCACGAC TATGTCGGTTTGGGGGCAGAAACCCCAGGAACCGGGACGGTCGGCCGTCTGA